Proteins encoded together in one Lysinibacter cavernae window:
- a CDS encoding DNA gyrase/topoisomerase IV subunit A: MQDSFLEYAYSVIYSRALPDARDGLKPVQRRILYQMTDMGLRPDKGHVKSARVVGEVMGKLHPHGDSSIYDALVRLAQDFTLRVPMIDGHGNFGSLDDGPAAARYTEARLAGPAMAMTDNLDEDVVDLVPNYDNQLKQPEVLPSAIPNLLVNGASGIAVGMATNMAPHNLVEVVQGARHLLMNPSATVEELMEFIPGPDLPGGGTIVGLDGVKDAYRTGRGAFRTRAKVRVEALTPRKSGLIVTELPYLVGPERVIEKIKDGVDAKKLSGITDVVDLTDRKNGLRLVISIKTGFNPEAVLEQLYRYTPLEDSFSINNVALVGGQPQTLGLRELLQVFVDHRISVITRRSQFRLARRKERLHLVEGMLLAILDIDEVIQLIRTSDDTDAARKRLMEVFDLSHIQAEYILELRLRRLTKFSRVELEAERDSLLAQIAELEAILGSKQRIREVVAAELDAVADEFGTPRRTLLTGAAPARVSSAQAKKANLELADTPCTVLLSTTGRVLKIEHDPESGAPTGPKSSRRVKHDAVLSTIETTSRSEIGAVTSLGRIVRFTPVDLPAVPAASVQFAAGVALSDYLGILEKGERVLLLAPLSATVDGEDILVALGTKQGTVKRVSLADLPAKPELEIIGLKDGDSVVGASITTDTDELVFVTTDAQLLHYPSAAVRPQGRPASGMAGIKLSAEASVLYFTAVAREIFETAMVATVADSSTTLPGTAIGSGKVSLFSEFPAKGRATGGVRAQRFLKGEDELTAAWVGDGEPRALGVDGGPRELPLDLAKRDASGQFLDGEVASIGESVATALDAGQPEANDDTAETSD; this comes from the coding sequence ATGCAAGACTCCTTCTTGGAATACGCGTACTCAGTAATTTACTCGCGCGCCCTTCCCGATGCCCGCGACGGGTTGAAGCCCGTTCAACGCCGCATCCTGTACCAAATGACCGATATGGGCCTTCGCCCAGACAAGGGCCACGTCAAGTCTGCCCGCGTTGTTGGCGAGGTCATGGGTAAGCTGCACCCGCACGGCGATTCCTCGATCTACGACGCGCTCGTCCGCCTCGCACAAGACTTCACGCTTCGCGTACCAATGATCGACGGCCACGGCAACTTCGGTTCGCTCGATGACGGCCCAGCGGCCGCGCGATACACCGAGGCAAGGCTCGCCGGGCCAGCAATGGCAATGACCGACAACCTTGACGAAGACGTTGTTGACCTTGTTCCCAACTACGACAACCAACTTAAGCAGCCAGAGGTTCTCCCCTCCGCCATCCCCAACCTGCTCGTCAACGGTGCCAGTGGCATCGCGGTTGGCATGGCGACAAACATGGCACCGCACAACCTCGTCGAGGTCGTGCAGGGGGCCAGACACCTGCTCATGAATCCTTCGGCAACCGTCGAGGAACTCATGGAGTTCATCCCTGGCCCCGACCTCCCAGGAGGCGGAACCATCGTCGGACTCGACGGCGTTAAGGATGCCTACCGCACGGGTCGCGGTGCGTTCCGCACTCGGGCAAAGGTTCGCGTCGAAGCGCTCACACCACGGAAAAGCGGGCTCATCGTCACGGAGCTTCCCTACCTCGTTGGTCCCGAACGCGTTATCGAAAAGATCAAAGACGGCGTCGATGCGAAGAAGCTCAGCGGTATTACCGATGTTGTAGACCTCACCGACCGCAAAAACGGCCTGCGGCTTGTCATCAGCATCAAAACCGGGTTCAACCCGGAGGCCGTACTTGAGCAGCTGTACCGGTACACGCCGCTTGAGGACTCCTTCAGCATCAATAACGTCGCCCTCGTTGGCGGCCAACCGCAGACGCTCGGGCTTCGTGAGCTCCTCCAGGTATTTGTCGACCACCGCATCTCGGTCATCACTCGCCGCTCACAGTTCCGCCTCGCACGACGCAAGGAACGACTGCACCTCGTTGAGGGAATGTTGCTGGCCATCCTCGATATCGACGAGGTCATTCAACTCATCCGCACAAGCGATGACACCGATGCGGCACGCAAACGACTCATGGAGGTCTTCGACCTGAGTCATATCCAGGCCGAGTACATCCTCGAGCTTCGTCTGCGCCGCCTCACCAAGTTTTCCCGCGTGGAACTTGAAGCTGAGCGTGACAGCTTGCTCGCCCAGATCGCAGAGCTTGAGGCCATTCTTGGCAGCAAGCAGCGCATCCGCGAGGTCGTCGCCGCAGAGCTGGATGCGGTAGCCGACGAGTTTGGCACCCCACGACGCACACTACTCACGGGGGCGGCACCCGCTCGCGTCTCGTCAGCCCAAGCGAAGAAGGCAAACCTCGAGCTTGCGGACACGCCATGCACGGTACTGCTCTCGACAACGGGGCGTGTTCTCAAGATCGAACACGATCCCGAATCCGGCGCCCCGACCGGCCCGAAGTCGTCACGGCGCGTCAAACACGATGCTGTGCTCTCGACAATTGAGACCACGAGCCGTTCCGAGATTGGCGCGGTCACCTCACTCGGCCGCATCGTACGGTTCACGCCCGTCGATTTGCCGGCGGTTCCTGCCGCGAGCGTCCAGTTTGCCGCAGGCGTAGCCCTGAGCGACTACCTCGGCATCCTCGAGAAGGGCGAGCGGGTCTTGCTACTCGCACCACTCTCGGCGACGGTAGATGGGGAAGACATCCTCGTCGCCCTCGGGACAAAGCAGGGAACGGTCAAGCGAGTTTCGCTTGCCGACCTCCCCGCAAAACCGGAGCTCGAGATTATTGGTCTCAAAGACGGCGACTCCGTTGTTGGCGCGTCGATCACGACCGACACCGACGAACTCGTCTTTGTCACCACGGATGCCCAGCTGCTTCACTACCCATCGGCAGCGGTTCGACCTCAGGGTCGACCAGCATCGGGAATGGCCGGAATCAAGCTCTCTGCGGAAGCCTCTGTGCTGTATTTCACCGCGGTCGCCCGCGAAATCTTCGAAACAGCGATGGTTGCTACCGTTGCGGATAGCTCGACAACCCTGCCTGGAACCGCAATCGGCAGTGGAAAAGTAAGCCTCTTTAGCGAGTTCCCTGCAAAGGGCCGCGCGACGGGTGGCGTGCGGGCTCAGCGGTTCTTGAAGGGCGAAGACGAGCTGACGGCTGCCTGGGTTGGCGACGGCGAGCCACGCGCCCTCGGCGTTGATGGCGGGCCTCGCGAGCTGCCGCTTGACCTTGCGAAGCGCGACGCCTCCGGTCAGTTCCTTGACGGCGAGGTGGCTTCTATCGGCGAGAGCGTCGCGACTGCGCTTGATGCAGGGCAGCCCGAAGCCAACGATGACACGGCCGAGACCTCCGACTAG
- a CDS encoding DUF4193 domain-containing protein produces MATDYDAPRKSDDDSESIEALKERVPDKLSGAVDSEDADNPGFELAGADLSDMDLDVVVLPPQDDEFTCVNCFLVRHRSQMDHETKLGPVCRECSM; encoded by the coding sequence ATGGCGACTGATTACGACGCTCCCCGCAAGTCAGATGATGACTCCGAGTCGATTGAAGCTCTGAAAGAGCGTGTTCCCGATAAGTTGTCTGGGGCTGTTGACTCTGAAGATGCTGACAATCCCGGATTTGAGCTGGCTGGCGCTGATCTTTCCGACATGGATCTTGATGTCGTTGTGCTGCCGCCTCAGGATGACGAGTTCACCTGTGTGAACTGTTTCCTGGTTCGTCACCGCTCGCAGATGGACCACGAGACGAAGCTTGGCCCTGTCTGCCGAGAGTGCTCGATGTAA
- the sepH gene encoding septation protein SepH, whose amino-acid sequence MQELRVVGNENGALVVSNDAGESFSVVADDALFAEVRRLQKRDADAVRVSPRIIQTHIRAGRTAEEVSELTGASIADVERYEGPVLAERGYILDSALAVSVVLNTAEAELQPHSFGEALDLRLDTLSATGRTWTCWRDDEDGWLVKLAFTANEVDHEAIWAFDHKKLTLNPLNSEAVTLSKQGDISDRLIPKLRAVEHPDAQKKGDRFDSGAFDVDALTEAADEEADAAGVHETKELPLESHWSREVDELAVSRADDPTDFGQTADLLEALRRRRGERESASQQAPVEPNIPALPANEDVETQMLDIVQDERFETSNSGVSITGIRGGRSQAGRGDAEDSTGDSSTTGSSSSDDSASDSDESASEQKTAPVADLPTRPRRKRAEMPSWDDILFGARSDEDPV is encoded by the coding sequence ATGCAGGAGCTCAGAGTCGTCGGAAACGAAAACGGCGCCCTCGTCGTATCGAACGATGCCGGGGAGAGCTTCAGCGTCGTCGCCGACGATGCACTCTTTGCCGAGGTACGCAGGCTCCAAAAGCGGGATGCAGACGCGGTTCGCGTTTCGCCGCGCATCATCCAGACCCACATTCGTGCCGGTCGCACTGCCGAAGAAGTTTCGGAACTCACCGGTGCCAGCATCGCCGATGTTGAGCGATACGAGGGACCCGTTCTTGCCGAGCGCGGTTACATTCTCGACAGCGCACTCGCAGTATCAGTCGTTCTGAATACGGCAGAGGCAGAACTCCAGCCGCACAGCTTCGGCGAGGCGCTCGATCTTCGGCTCGACACCCTCAGCGCAACGGGACGCACCTGGACGTGCTGGCGCGACGACGAAGACGGTTGGCTCGTCAAGCTTGCCTTCACCGCGAACGAGGTCGACCACGAAGCGATCTGGGCCTTTGACCACAAGAAACTCACGCTCAACCCCCTCAACTCCGAAGCAGTAACGCTTTCGAAGCAGGGCGACATCAGCGACCGACTCATCCCAAAACTCCGCGCCGTTGAGCACCCGGATGCCCAAAAAAAGGGCGACCGGTTCGACTCTGGGGCCTTTGATGTGGATGCACTGACCGAGGCTGCCGACGAGGAAGCCGATGCGGCAGGTGTGCACGAAACGAAAGAGTTGCCGCTCGAATCGCACTGGTCGCGAGAGGTTGATGAGCTTGCTGTCTCGCGTGCCGACGACCCAACAGACTTCGGCCAAACGGCCGATCTCCTTGAAGCCCTTCGCCGGCGCAGAGGAGAACGCGAATCCGCTTCGCAGCAGGCGCCAGTGGAACCGAACATTCCTGCATTGCCAGCGAACGAAGACGTTGAGACGCAGATGCTCGACATCGTTCAGGACGAACGATTCGAAACCTCCAACTCTGGAGTCTCAATCACCGGTATCCGTGGCGGGCGTTCGCAGGCTGGGCGGGGAGACGCCGAAGACTCAACGGGCGACTCCTCCACAACGGGTTCATCGTCGTCAGATGACTCAGCATCCGATTCGGACGAGTCCGCCTCCGAACAGAAAACCGCTCCCGTCGCTGACCTGCCAACCCGGCCTCGACGCAAACGCGCCGAAATGCCAAGTTGGGACGACATTCTCTTTGGCGCACGGAGCGACGAAGACCCCGTCTAA
- a CDS encoding DUF3159 domain-containing protein, protein MTEPESLDAASSDANEPPIDGAPDAAERAQSRVPSGGLAGSLSRAASGEALTKSALLDSIGGYRGILESILPGIVFLVTYVLTHELVPSVIAPVAIGLVFFVIRLAQRQPLVSALSGLVGIAFCVVIALLTGRALDYYVTGFFTNIAWGLGLLISVLVGWPLIGVAIGFLTGQGTAWRKDRRSFRVMMLVTLLWVGVFGLRLLVQLPMYYAEQIEALGVARLVMGIPLFVVAIGASWLIVRSTLAANKAASSDADTALSTEGDAHGENDAASGTTPK, encoded by the coding sequence ATGACTGAGCCCGAATCTCTTGATGCCGCTTCTTCTGACGCCAACGAGCCTCCCATCGATGGCGCGCCCGATGCGGCGGAACGGGCTCAGTCCCGAGTTCCCTCAGGCGGTCTGGCCGGCAGCCTGAGCCGTGCCGCTTCTGGCGAGGCGCTCACCAAATCGGCGCTGCTTGATTCGATTGGTGGATACCGCGGCATCCTCGAGTCGATCCTTCCCGGCATCGTGTTTTTGGTCACCTACGTCCTGACACACGAACTTGTGCCGAGCGTGATCGCACCGGTGGCCATTGGACTGGTCTTCTTCGTAATTCGTTTGGCCCAGCGTCAACCACTGGTTTCGGCGCTGTCTGGGCTTGTTGGCATCGCGTTCTGCGTGGTCATTGCGCTCCTGACTGGTCGGGCGCTTGATTACTACGTCACCGGGTTCTTCACGAACATCGCCTGGGGGCTCGGTCTCCTCATCTCCGTGTTGGTTGGCTGGCCGCTGATCGGGGTTGCCATTGGGTTTCTCACGGGGCAGGGAACTGCGTGGCGCAAGGATAGGCGCAGCTTTCGGGTCATGATGCTTGTCACCCTGTTGTGGGTTGGCGTTTTTGGTTTGCGGCTGCTTGTCCAGTTGCCCATGTATTACGCGGAGCAGATTGAGGCGCTTGGCGTCGCCCGGCTGGTCATGGGAATCCCGCTGTTCGTGGTTGCCATTGGTGCATCCTGGCTCATTGTGCGTTCGACTCTCGCCGCGAATAAGGCGGCAAGCTCGGATGCGGATACTGCGTTGTCGACTGAGGGCGACGCCCACGGCGAAAATGATGCGGCATCCGGCACCACGCCGAAGTGA
- a CDS encoding DUF3093 domain-containing protein — translation MRFYTERLRPGIWMFVAAFLIVPGTMLVLFPISIPAAVISAIVLYVLVAGTLLYSSPTVSVVDKTFTAGRAQISVDQIGEIEAFSGEEATAERGPRSDARSYLMIRGWVDPILKITITDPNDPTPYWLVSTRRPHELADAIRTAQGASTTPSA, via the coding sequence ATGCGCTTTTACACCGAACGACTTCGTCCCGGCATCTGGATGTTTGTGGCAGCTTTTTTGATTGTCCCAGGAACCATGCTCGTCTTGTTTCCCATCTCGATTCCGGCCGCGGTTATTTCGGCAATCGTGCTCTATGTCCTCGTCGCAGGAACGCTGCTCTACAGCAGCCCAACGGTTTCGGTTGTTGACAAGACCTTCACCGCAGGTCGCGCCCAGATTTCGGTTGATCAGATTGGCGAGATTGAGGCGTTTTCTGGCGAGGAAGCCACCGCAGAACGAGGACCGCGGTCGGATGCACGTTCGTACCTCATGATTCGCGGCTGGGTCGATCCGATCCTCAAAATCACGATTACCGACCCGAACGACCCCACCCCTTACTGGCTCGTTTCTACCCGCAGGCCACACGAGCTAGCCGACGCTATCCGCACGGCTCAGGGTGCGTCGACTACGCCGAGCGCGTAA
- a CDS encoding GNAT family N-acetyltransferase: MVYVARHLPDDPNPNGNRKTTTGAPVGVAVLLPLPDGSGELTSLIVDPMDRGLGLGKILLGGLLAEAEHRRLRRIRAEAGIHNHEAIHLLERLGFVETPRFGYHVEDRFSTCWARDL; this comes from the coding sequence ATGGTATACGTCGCGCGGCATCTCCCTGATGATCCCAACCCGAATGGAAATCGCAAAACCACTACTGGGGCGCCCGTTGGCGTAGCAGTGCTTCTCCCCCTGCCTGATGGCTCGGGAGAACTCACCTCGCTCATTGTCGATCCGATGGACCGCGGGCTTGGCCTCGGAAAAATACTGCTCGGCGGCCTCCTTGCTGAGGCGGAACACCGGCGACTGCGCCGCATTCGAGCGGAGGCCGGCATCCACAACCATGAAGCGATACACCTGCTTGAGCGGCTCGGCTTTGTCGAGACACCCCGCTTTGGCTACCACGTAGAAGACCGGTTCAGCACGTGCTGGGCGCGGGATCTTTAA
- a CDS encoding DUF3710 domain-containing protein, with translation MSDAGKKSNKNAAEVESVEIDVTEADEATSDAVEQVELAADENIVDESKSAPDDREENGPFDVTEASTVRPYVDLGAIKVLPREGMQMRLDVEEATQRIIAVSLDYADSSLQVQAFSAPRSTGMWHEVRGQLEGQLDAQKAKYVSAEGPFGPELQAKLPAEGGKTNSVRFIGVDGPRWFLRGVISGKAASDEATAEQIHELFRSMVVVRGDQALPPRDLLPLRLPAAAVAVGEPEQI, from the coding sequence ATGAGTGACGCTGGCAAAAAAAGCAACAAGAACGCCGCCGAGGTTGAATCGGTTGAGATCGACGTAACCGAAGCCGATGAGGCGACCTCTGACGCGGTTGAGCAGGTTGAACTTGCCGCCGACGAAAACATTGTCGATGAGTCAAAATCGGCCCCTGACGACCGTGAAGAAAACGGCCCCTTCGATGTGACTGAGGCCTCGACCGTGCGACCGTATGTAGACCTTGGCGCGATCAAAGTACTTCCTCGCGAGGGGATGCAGATGCGCCTCGACGTTGAGGAAGCTACCCAGCGCATCATCGCTGTCTCGCTCGACTATGCAGACTCCAGCCTGCAGGTACAGGCATTCTCCGCTCCGCGCAGCACCGGTATGTGGCACGAGGTTCGTGGCCAGCTTGAGGGGCAGCTTGACGCGCAGAAGGCAAAATATGTCAGTGCTGAGGGTCCGTTTGGCCCAGAGCTGCAGGCAAAGCTGCCCGCAGAAGGCGGCAAAACCAATAGCGTTCGCTTCATTGGTGTCGACGGCCCTCGCTGGTTCCTTCGCGGAGTGATCTCCGGCAAGGCAGCGAGCGACGAGGCAACGGCTGAGCAAATCCACGAGCTGTTCCGAAGCATGGTTGTTGTTCGTGGCGACCAGGCGCTGCCCCCTCGTGACCTGCTGCCCCTCCGTCTCCCAGCAGCCGCCGTTGCGGTTGGCGAGCCAGAACAGATCTAA
- a CDS encoding alkaline phosphatase family protein produces MLPTQSPYGLRLAEVLPTCLSAIGVGQHPQRFGTASIAVVIVVDGLGFANLKRRSGYGRFLWGSRHERIETVAPSTTGAALTTLTTGTLPGQHGLIGYRIREPKSDRLVTTLSEWDGIDPVREWQRSATAFEAAAQAGVASAVIGRQKHAATGLTAAILTGAEYVPADSLAERFSAAESVVQRGQHKLVYVYVDELDREAHASGWESDAWAQKLELLDGEVRRFVAGLPGSVGVVLTADHGIIDVPQSQHLLYDEDPSLMEGIAEVGGEPRFRYLYLDASGDADAVAATWQAAFGQKVLAVTRDAAVASGLFGEVTEDVLPRMGDVIVVAQNEVALYSAGESDRVSRGMVGQHGGLSKQELGVPLIRFGAFA; encoded by the coding sequence ATGCTACCTACGCAATCACCCTACGGCCTGCGCCTTGCCGAGGTTTTACCAACTTGCCTGTCAGCGATTGGCGTAGGGCAGCATCCACAACGGTTTGGAACGGCCTCAATTGCCGTCGTGATTGTTGTGGATGGTCTTGGTTTTGCGAATCTCAAGCGTCGCTCCGGATACGGTCGGTTCTTATGGGGTTCGAGGCATGAGCGAATTGAGACGGTTGCGCCCTCAACGACTGGCGCGGCGCTCACGACGCTCACAACCGGCACGCTTCCTGGACAGCACGGCTTGATCGGCTACCGCATCCGCGAGCCCAAATCCGACCGGCTTGTCACCACCCTGAGTGAGTGGGATGGTATCGATCCGGTGCGGGAGTGGCAACGAAGCGCTACCGCGTTTGAGGCGGCCGCTCAAGCGGGGGTCGCAAGCGCCGTGATCGGACGCCAGAAGCATGCGGCCACAGGGCTGACCGCGGCGATCCTTACCGGTGCCGAGTATGTTCCCGCCGATTCCTTGGCTGAGCGATTTTCCGCTGCCGAGTCGGTTGTGCAGCGCGGTCAGCACAAGCTCGTCTATGTTTACGTTGACGAGCTCGACCGCGAGGCGCACGCTTCCGGTTGGGAGTCGGATGCCTGGGCCCAAAAACTCGAACTGCTCGACGGCGAGGTGCGCCGATTTGTGGCGGGGCTTCCCGGCTCGGTCGGCGTGGTGCTGACGGCGGACCACGGCATCATTGACGTGCCGCAGTCGCAGCATCTGCTGTACGACGAAGATCCCTCCCTCATGGAGGGAATCGCAGAGGTCGGCGGCGAGCCACGCTTTCGATATCTCTATCTTGACGCTTCTGGCGATGCGGATGCCGTGGCCGCCACCTGGCAAGCTGCTTTTGGCCAGAAGGTACTGGCTGTCACTCGAGACGCGGCCGTTGCAAGCGGACTGTTTGGGGAGGTCACCGAGGACGTGCTGCCACGCATGGGTGATGTCATTGTGGTCGCGCAGAATGAAGTTGCGCTGTATAGCGCAGGGGAGTCCGATCGGGTGTCCCGTGGCATGGTTGGGCAGCACGGAGGTCTGAGTAAACAGGAACTCGGCGTGCCCCTGATTAGATTTGGTGCGTTCGCGTAG
- the dut gene encoding dUTP diphosphatase, with protein MTQTVDVLISASSIPAYAHPGDAGADLRSTISLVLEPGERALVPTGVSFAMPDGYVAFVVPRSGLATKHGITVVNAPGTVDAGYRGEVKVTLLNTDKREAYSVNAGDRIAQVIFMQVAQANFIEVAELPGSDRGAGGFGSTGYSAPATETPAAGSDEELKGQKS; from the coding sequence GTGACCCAAACTGTTGACGTTCTTATCTCTGCCTCCAGTATTCCCGCCTACGCGCATCCAGGTGACGCGGGCGCAGACCTTCGCAGCACGATCTCACTCGTGTTGGAACCCGGTGAACGAGCGCTTGTTCCAACCGGCGTGTCGTTTGCGATGCCCGATGGCTATGTTGCGTTTGTTGTGCCCCGCAGCGGTCTCGCGACCAAACATGGAATTACGGTTGTGAACGCGCCGGGAACGGTGGATGCTGGGTACCGCGGCGAGGTCAAGGTCACGCTGCTCAACACGGATAAGCGTGAGGCGTATTCTGTCAACGCAGGCGACCGTATCGCCCAGGTAATTTTTATGCAGGTAGCGCAAGCTAATTTCATTGAGGTCGCAGAGCTTCCCGGAAGCGATAGGGGAGCGGGCGGGTTCGGTTCGACCGGTTACTCGGCTCCCGCAACTGAAACTCCCGCAGCCGGATCAGACGAAGAATTGAAAGGACAGAAGTCATGA